TTCTGGACTGCAATGGAAACACTTTACGGATTGGTAGTCCGGTTCGATACACCGGTACCGGGACAAGCGGATTTGTTATTAACCTCATTATCGAAGAGTACGAGATGTGGGCGCAGCTGGACACTACAGGTCTCAACTATCATGCAAGCACCCTTGTACTGATCGAACCGGGAGAAGTTAAAATAAAAGGGATATATGGCAAACCTATTCCGGCTGTCCACGATATTGTAGAAGAGATGAACCGCAAACTTCTAC
This portion of the Methanosarcinales archaeon genome encodes:
- a CDS encoding DUF2098 family protein; the encoded protein is LDCNGNTLRIGSPVRYTGTGTSGFVINLIIEEYEMWAQLDTTGLNYHASTLVLIEPGEVKIKGIYGKPIPAVHDIVEEMNRKLLRDVTGADDRNIIGH